From the genome of Ignavibacteriales bacterium, one region includes:
- a CDS encoding ABC transporter ATP-binding protein encodes MLQINNVTKKFGSFTAVNNLNLHVKKGDFFGFLGQNGAGKTTTIKMISGLYNATSGSILIDGFDIYKEPIKAKSLIGYIPDQPFIYEKLTGREFLFFSGGLYSIEKNKLKKIIAEIIEQLEIGDWVDKRTEEYSQGMKQRITIASALLHNPKLLVVDEPMVGLDPQSALIVKNVLKEKAKNGAAVFMSTHSLNVAEEICTKIGIIKDGNMIFSDDTSVLETIKGSDHHNLESLFLHITK; translated from the coding sequence ATGCTTCAAATTAATAACGTTACTAAAAAATTTGGTTCGTTTACTGCAGTAAACAATTTGAATCTTCATGTTAAAAAGGGTGATTTCTTTGGATTCCTTGGACAAAATGGAGCCGGAAAAACAACTACCATTAAAATGATTTCCGGGTTATACAACGCAACTTCAGGAAGCATACTTATTGATGGTTTTGATATTTATAAAGAACCCATCAAAGCAAAATCTTTAATTGGATATATTCCAGATCAACCATTTATTTATGAAAAACTAACAGGGCGCGAGTTTTTATTTTTTAGCGGTGGACTATACTCAATCGAAAAAAATAAATTAAAAAAAATTATTGCTGAGATAATTGAGCAATTAGAAATCGGTGATTGGGTTGATAAAAGGACAGAAGAATATTCCCAGGGAATGAAGCAAAGAATAACAATAGCTTCTGCCCTCCTCCACAATCCAAAATTATTAGTTGTAGATGAACCAATGGTTGGGCTTGATCCGCAAAGCGCTTTAATTGTTAAAAACGTTTTAAAAGAAAAAGCAAAAAATGGTGCAGCGGTATTTATGTCTACTCATAGTTTAAATGTTGCGGAAGAAATTTGTACAAAAATTGGAATAATTAAAGATGGTAATATGATTTTTTCTGATGACACATCAGTACTTGAAACAATAAAAGGGTCCGATCATCACAACTTAGAATCACTATTTCTCCATATAACTAAGTAA
- a CDS encoding lamin tail domain-containing protein: MKKKYLLLFVPLFAFVLMQTSFAQSPVINELYSRGIATEPDWIEIFNPTSASIDITGYKIYDSGGNAGTKPKKEFPAGSIIPANGFLAITVDDTAASGFGLSSSGEKVWFENAGGTLIDSVDLIAVTDTAASYGRLPDGSANWQLLVPRTRGFSNSPVTSTVMMNELFSRGIATEPDWIEIYNPATSSVDIAGYKIYDSGGNTGTKPKKEFPAGSVIPANGFLVITVDDTAASGFGLSSGGEKVWFENATGAIIDSVDLVAITDTAASFGRYPDGSANWQILIPRTRGTANMLTDVEDEIQQISEFRLNQNYPNPFNPSTTISFTIPTTSNVSLKVFNILGKEVATLVNETKSAGNYSIKFNASGLSSGIYFYKLTTDNFTATKKFTLMK, translated from the coding sequence ATGAAAAAAAAATATTTACTTTTATTTGTTCCTTTATTTGCTTTCGTTTTAATGCAAACCAGTTTTGCACAGTCACCTGTCATTAATGAATTATATTCAAGAGGTATTGCGACAGAACCAGATTGGATTGAAATTTTCAATCCAACATCAGCGTCAATCGATATTACAGGTTATAAGATTTACGATAGCGGCGGAAATGCGGGAACAAAACCTAAGAAAGAATTTCCAGCAGGTTCAATTATTCCTGCAAATGGATTTTTAGCGATTACTGTTGATGATACTGCAGCAAGCGGATTCGGATTATCAAGTAGTGGAGAAAAAGTCTGGTTTGAAAATGCTGGTGGTACCTTAATAGATAGTGTAGATTTGATAGCAGTAACAGATACAGCGGCTTCCTATGGAAGATTACCTGATGGAAGTGCGAACTGGCAGTTATTGGTTCCAAGAACACGCGGATTTTCTAACAGTCCTGTAACTTCTACAGTAATGATGAATGAATTATTCTCAAGAGGAATTGCAACAGAACCAGATTGGATTGAAATTTACAATCCCGCAACTTCCTCTGTTGATATTGCTGGATATAAAATTTATGACAGTGGTGGAAATACAGGAACTAAACCTAAGAAGGAATTTCCAGCAGGGTCAGTTATTCCCGCAAATGGATTTTTAGTAATTACTGTTGATGATACTGCAGCAAGTGGTTTTGGATTATCAAGCGGTGGAGAAAAAGTCTGGTTTGAAAATGCAACTGGAGCAATAATAGATAGCGTTGATTTAGTCGCTATTACAGACACTGCTGCCTCCTTTGGAAGATATCCTGATGGTAGTGCAAATTGGCAAATACTAATTCCAAGAACCCGTGGAACTGCAAACATGTTGACTGATGTTGAAGATGAAATTCAACAAATTTCAGAATTTAGATTAAATCAAAATTATCCAAATCCATTTAATCCATCAACAACAATAAGTTTTACAATACCAACTACAAGTAATGTATCACTTAAAGTGTTTAATATTCTTGGGAAAGAAGTTGCAACACTTGTAAATGAGACTAAAAGTGCCGGGAATTATTCAATTAAGTTTAATGCGAGTGGTTTAAGTAGTGGTATTTATTTCTATAAACTTACCACAGATAATTTTACAGCAACAAAGAAATTTACTTTAATGAAGTAG
- a CDS encoding SdiA-regulated domain-containing protein, with translation MFNKKLKILYLLTFLLTSVLGCGRNNPETITNPVVIDKIFPLSEYLLTVPEPSGIAYNAVKNSFMVVSDGRPDIYEINFTGITLNTIPASGSDMEGITLSNNCDTIYVVEEKKKLVTSFNLSGTKLASFSADVATSDNSALEGITIKKTSNQLFVINEKDPRMMLGFNGSSEIWRKTIDYTLDISDIYFEDSTNCFWIISDESQKIIKLSSTGDLLKEWEIPFTKGEGITIVDDKIYVVNDLDGKLYVFQKPN, from the coding sequence ATGTTTAACAAAAAATTAAAGATACTTTATCTGTTAACTTTTCTTTTAACATCTGTTTTAGGATGTGGAAGAAATAATCCTGAAACTATAACGAACCCGGTTGTTATCGATAAAATATTTCCGTTAAGTGAGTATCTGCTTACTGTTCCTGAACCTTCTGGTATCGCATACAATGCGGTTAAAAATTCTTTTATGGTTGTTTCTGATGGAAGACCTGACATTTATGAAATCAATTTTACAGGAATTACTTTAAATACTATTCCTGCCTCTGGTTCAGATATGGAGGGGATAACATTATCAAATAATTGTGATACAATTTATGTCGTTGAAGAAAAGAAAAAATTAGTAACCTCATTTAATTTAAGTGGAACTAAATTAGCATCATTCTCTGCCGATGTTGCCACTAGTGATAATAGTGCACTCGAAGGAATAACCATAAAAAAAACGTCTAATCAGTTGTTTGTAATTAACGAAAAAGATCCAAGAATGATGCTTGGATTTAATGGCAGTTCAGAAATTTGGCGAAAAACAATTGATTACACGTTGGACATTTCCGATATTTACTTTGAAGATTCTACAAATTGTTTTTGGATAATTAGTGATGAATCACAAAAAATTATTAAACTTTCCTCCACAGGTGATTTACTAAAAGAGTGGGAAATTCCATTTACTAAGGGGGAAGGAATTACAATCGTAGATGATAAAATTTATGTTGTAAATGATTTAGACGGAAAATTATATGTATTTCAAAAGCCCAATTAG
- a CDS encoding AAA family ATPase translates to MKSNIPNDLKSKEILARGVKSSDILKGNSNQMNPGSGNYFLNPSKFEILSVKMFNLEESLQSQKRTYLLQFDQTRTSYIAAEITIKNPVLNINRSVLNGLTIWYLEDEEVGRNNFNLELKKDWELVEFVQSWGTPLPGFWKQGEGRVEVLLDNNLILKQVFQIGDAEIIDFTNEVSIGCENSNKLITQQPKKIEHLNQTLTGNVSLPSLFEEFDNYIGLKSVKQSLKDFITYLDFVNERKKQGVETDESISANCIFLGNPGTGKTSIARLLGKFFKSIGILENGHVVEVDRSQLIGEYIGETAQKTDKVINQALGGILFIDEAYSLKRDYSSQDFGQEAIDIILKRMEDYNNKFFVIAAGYPDLMQNFLESNPGLKSRFTHYFTFEDYSVNELTEIFKIFANKEKYSISEETELSLTEKLKNINGQNDKAFGNARFVRNLFNQSKIELSKRYQLLDEGEKDFYTLNTLTQDDIQTAIAILGNRTDKDTLEKRVDKYLNEINQLVGLDDVKITFNKIIASLKVDRLKKERSIASIHKNLNSFFIAEQGSGTTTVARLFAKSLRELERLSKGQLVEIDGSTFYGLNKIDAYLMIDELFKKLLGNVILVNDVSAALQCTNDFSDSLLQYFLKKLYLISDDVVAIFSGNKEEIETLINNFPVLGNQFPNVFNFEPYTTRHLLEIALNICQKNNYQLDEGAWQQMLELIVELKKETRKNFYNSRTIKEIIFKAISFQENRILSTTDINESDLMMITFDDLTELRSSGI, encoded by the coding sequence ATGAAATCAAATATTCCGAATGATTTGAAATCTAAAGAAATACTCGCAAGGGGAGTAAAATCTTCAGATATCTTAAAAGGAAATTCAAATCAGATGAATCCGGGAAGTGGAAATTACTTCCTAAATCCAAGTAAATTTGAAATACTTTCAGTAAAGATGTTTAATCTTGAGGAAAGTCTACAATCACAAAAACGCACCTATCTTTTGCAGTTTGATCAAACTCGTACAAGTTATATCGCAGCGGAAATAACAATCAAAAATCCTGTTCTAAATATAAACAGATCAGTTTTGAATGGTTTAACAATTTGGTATTTGGAGGATGAAGAAGTTGGAAGAAACAATTTTAATCTGGAATTGAAAAAAGATTGGGAGCTTGTGGAGTTTGTTCAGAGTTGGGGAACACCTTTACCAGGTTTTTGGAAGCAAGGAGAAGGAAGGGTTGAAGTTTTACTCGATAATAATTTAATACTCAAACAAGTTTTTCAGATTGGTGATGCGGAGATAATTGATTTTACAAATGAAGTAAGTATTGGTTGCGAAAACTCAAATAAACTGATTACACAACAACCCAAAAAAATTGAGCATCTTAACCAAACATTAACTGGTAATGTTTCTCTTCCCTCTTTATTTGAAGAGTTTGATAATTACATCGGATTAAAAAGTGTTAAACAATCCTTAAAAGATTTTATTACATATTTAGATTTTGTTAACGAACGGAAAAAACAGGGCGTTGAAACCGATGAGAGTATTTCGGCTAACTGTATTTTCTTAGGTAATCCTGGAACGGGAAAAACATCAATTGCTCGATTACTAGGAAAATTTTTTAAATCCATCGGAATCTTAGAAAATGGTCATGTTGTTGAAGTTGATAGATCACAATTGATTGGTGAATACATTGGCGAAACTGCTCAGAAAACTGACAAAGTGATTAATCAGGCTTTGGGTGGAATTCTGTTTATTGATGAAGCATACTCCTTGAAAAGAGATTACAGTAGCCAAGATTTTGGGCAAGAAGCTATTGATATAATTCTTAAACGGATGGAAGATTATAATAATAAGTTTTTTGTTATTGCTGCTGGTTATCCTGATTTAATGCAGAATTTTTTGGAATCAAATCCAGGATTGAAATCCAGATTTACCCATTACTTTACATTTGAGGATTATTCAGTAAATGAGCTAACAGAAATTTTTAAAATTTTTGCAAACAAAGAAAAATATTCAATTTCGGAAGAAACTGAATTATCATTAACTGAAAAACTTAAAAATATTAATGGTCAAAATGACAAAGCTTTTGGTAATGCAAGATTTGTTAGAAATCTTTTTAATCAATCCAAAATAGAATTAAGTAAACGCTATCAATTGCTAGATGAAGGTGAAAAAGATTTTTACACTTTAAATACTTTAACACAAGATGATATACAAACAGCAATTGCGATTTTAGGAAATAGAACTGATAAAGATACTTTAGAAAAAAGAGTTGATAAATATTTAAACGAAATTAATCAGCTTGTTGGGCTTGATGACGTTAAAATAACTTTTAACAAAATAATCGCATCACTTAAAGTTGATAGACTAAAAAAAGAAAGATCAATCGCTTCAATACATAAAAACTTAAATTCATTTTTCATTGCTGAACAAGGCTCTGGCACTACAACCGTCGCACGACTCTTTGCAAAAAGTTTGCGGGAATTAGAACGTTTAAGCAAAGGGCAATTAGTTGAAATAGATGGTTCGACGTTTTATGGCTTAAATAAAATCGATGCTTACTTAATGATTGATGAATTATTCAAGAAATTGTTAGGTAACGTCATACTTGTAAATGATGTTTCAGCCGCATTGCAATGCACAAATGATTTTAGTGACTCATTGTTGCAATACTTTTTGAAAAAACTCTATTTGATAAGTGATGATGTAGTAGCAATTTTTTCTGGGAATAAGGAAGAAATTGAAACACTAATTAATAACTTTCCAGTTTTAGGAAATCAATTTCCAAACGTATTTAATTTTGAACCTTACACAACAAGACATTTGTTGGAAATTGCGTTAAATATTTGTCAAAAAAATAATTACCAGCTTGATGAAGGTGCATGGCAGCAAATGCTGGAATTAATAGTTGAGCTAAAAAAAGAAACTCGTAAGAATTTTTATAATTCAAGAACGATAAAGGAAATAATCTTTAAAGCAATTTCATTTCAGGAAAATAGAATTTTATCCACTACAGATATTAATGAGAGCGATTTGATGATGATAACATTTGATGATCTTACAGAACTGCGTTCTTCAGGAATTTAA